One window from the genome of Deltaproteobacteria bacterium encodes:
- a CDS encoding carboxypeptidase regulatory-like domain-containing protein has protein sequence MKKTIVVVTLALGLVLAGAVTVQAAGTIKGRASFTGVAPAMPMLTKQADPFCAKSPTKDEEVVVNANGTLKNVVVRVVKGAPKGAVPAQAVVLDQNGCSYKPRVLAVVAGQKVLIRNSDPVLHNVHSYQGAATGFNQAMFKGMKDLEKTFPLGATKFKCDVHPWMTAWVVGNENPFFAATGETGEFTIGNLPAGTYTLEAWHEKYGIQTKDLTVAEGQTVDASFTFGAK, from the coding sequence ATGAAAAAGACGATTGTTGTTGTTACCCTCGCCCTTGGGTTGGTTCTTGCCGGAGCTGTCACCGTTCAGGCGGCAGGGACTATCAAAGGGAGGGCCAGTTTTACAGGGGTAGCGCCGGCGATGCCGATGCTGACCAAGCAGGCCGATCCGTTTTGTGCCAAGAGCCCGACCAAGGATGAAGAGGTGGTGGTGAACGCCAATGGCACATTAAAGAACGTAGTCGTCCGTGTGGTAAAGGGGGCCCCGAAAGGGGCTGTTCCGGCCCAGGCGGTGGTTTTGGACCAGAACGGCTGTTCCTACAAGCCGCGTGTCCTGGCGGTTGTTGCCGGCCAGAAGGTCCTGATTCGCAACAGTGATCCTGTCCTGCACAATGTTCATAGTTACCAGGGGGCGGCAACCGGTTTTAACCAGGCGATGTTCAAGGGGATGAAGGACCTGGAAAAAACCTTTCCGTTGGGGGCCACCAAGTTCAAGTGCGATGTGCATCCCTGGATGACCGCCTGGGTTGTTGGGAATGAGAACCCTTTCTTTGCCGCCACGGGAGAGACAGGTGAGTTTACCATCGGGAATCTTCCCGCCGGCACCTACACCCTCGAGGCCTGGCATGAGAAGTACGGGATCCAGACCAAGGATTTGACCGTTGCCGAGGGGCAGACGGTCGACGCCAGTTTTACGTTTGGCGCTAAGTGA
- a CDS encoding c-type cytochrome, which yields MADGKEKEIDRVEKISYSKYLFVLGTLFFLASVWAVFNEVVTRRSWKSYQSEFNRIEFKRVETEYQEKKRQILEEDKALEAQSVSYESLPDDPVLLSLRQIRLKKEAATNRMESGEYKQAVTGTARQKIRMDDLKQRYQFLKADQEEIYYEWKHAKENKKPFEKLMASYYESDGKLIALKLEMEDQEKNLAKASSFVEEIRAEIKKWERAEEERLKPLKLLEKKKDAILSRRLDLKQVVVDDLGKGGVVQWGAVDRCESCHVTINRAGFEEEKNPFKTHPNRELIFAKHPVEKFGCVTCHGGQGRATEIEKKPLEEGDHAHGVVPHWDDPLRRGLDLQTSCNKCHQDQWKLDWAPNYIQGKRFFVERGCIGCHNVQGLEGMPKAGSPLLKVASKVDPQWLVGWLRNPRDYLPHSKMPKIPLDIDEPGQVEKVASYLLQNSKPFDFPKGNYPGGLAEKGKQVFETVGCYACHSLDGKGGTHGPALDKIASKTSARWIYNWIQEPRAYSPMAKMPSLRLTPQEAADVTAFLMQQGDLIPAEEGLAEKLKDPDNAKAGFLLISQYGCYGCHEIRGFENAAKLSVDLTTFGRKDVVEFDFGDTEISRTWKEWTRGKLHNPRMYLTEKTSSRMPNFEMTDAEIDDLLVFLGSLKKEEVPERAVPVKRHPEIAAVSVGQLLVNRYNCKGCHLIEGEGREAISQVVSDPGFLPPNLMGIGARVRPEWMFHFLKDPSSTKIRNWLTLRMPTFQFSDQETMAFVRYFSGLNHVDAGIMTGDSFKPDPALVAVGAKLASPDYFSCFSCHVQGGKNPSGMPQQWAPDLSISRPRIRPGFIQKWVRDPQKFTPGVNMPGFLPDDSAAPPDFLNGSAQKQAEAIEQYIFSIGK from the coding sequence ATGGCTGACGGCAAAGAGAAAGAGATCGACCGGGTCGAAAAAATATCTTATTCAAAATACCTTTTTGTCTTGGGGACCCTTTTTTTTCTCGCCTCTGTTTGGGCGGTTTTTAACGAGGTAGTCACCCGTCGGAGCTGGAAATCGTACCAGAGCGAATTCAACCGGATCGAATTCAAAAGGGTTGAAACCGAATATCAGGAAAAGAAGAGACAGATTTTGGAAGAGGACAAGGCTTTGGAGGCCCAGTCCGTGAGTTACGAGTCCTTGCCTGATGACCCCGTCTTGCTCTCGCTCCGACAGATTCGTTTAAAGAAGGAAGCGGCCACCAACCGGATGGAGTCTGGTGAATACAAACAGGCTGTGACCGGGACGGCCCGTCAGAAGATCCGGATGGATGATTTGAAACAGAGGTATCAATTCCTCAAGGCGGATCAGGAGGAAATTTATTACGAATGGAAGCATGCCAAGGAGAACAAGAAGCCTTTTGAAAAACTGATGGCCTCTTATTATGAGAGTGACGGCAAGCTGATCGCCCTCAAACTGGAGATGGAAGATCAGGAAAAAAACCTCGCCAAGGCCTCTTCCTTTGTAGAAGAAATCCGGGCGGAGATCAAAAAATGGGAGAGGGCGGAGGAAGAACGCCTGAAACCGCTTAAACTTCTCGAAAAAAAGAAGGATGCGATCCTGTCGCGCAGGCTGGATTTGAAGCAGGTGGTCGTTGATGATTTGGGCAAAGGAGGGGTTGTCCAGTGGGGGGCGGTTGATCGGTGTGAATCCTGCCATGTGACGATCAACCGTGCCGGGTTTGAGGAAGAAAAAAATCCATTCAAGACCCACCCGAATCGGGAACTCATTTTTGCCAAACATCCTGTGGAAAAATTCGGTTGCGTCACCTGTCACGGCGGTCAGGGGCGGGCGACCGAGATTGAGAAGAAACCTCTGGAAGAGGGGGATCATGCCCATGGGGTTGTTCCTCATTGGGATGACCCGCTTCGTCGGGGGCTCGATCTCCAAACAAGTTGTAACAAATGCCATCAGGATCAGTGGAAGCTCGATTGGGCCCCCAATTACATCCAGGGAAAGCGATTCTTTGTCGAACGTGGCTGTATCGGTTGCCACAATGTTCAGGGTCTCGAAGGGATGCCGAAGGCAGGTTCTCCGCTCCTGAAGGTGGCGAGCAAGGTTGATCCCCAATGGCTGGTGGGCTGGCTCCGGAATCCGCGGGATTATCTGCCCCATTCCAAGATGCCGAAGATTCCGCTGGATATTGACGAACCGGGACAGGTGGAGAAAGTTGCTTCTTATCTTTTACAAAATTCCAAGCCCTTTGATTTTCCAAAAGGGAACTATCCGGGTGGTTTGGCAGAAAAAGGGAAACAGGTCTTTGAAACGGTCGGTTGCTACGCCTGTCACAGCTTGGATGGAAAGGGAGGGACCCATGGCCCTGCCCTGGACAAAATCGCTTCCAAGACGAGTGCCCGCTGGATCTATAACTGGATTCAGGAGCCAAGGGCCTACAGCCCGATGGCCAAGATGCCTTCTCTACGCCTGACTCCCCAGGAGGCGGCCGATGTCACGGCCTTTCTGATGCAACAAGGGGATTTGATCCCAGCCGAAGAGGGGCTGGCCGAGAAACTGAAGGATCCGGACAATGCGAAGGCTGGATTCCTGCTCATTTCACAGTACGGTTGCTACGGTTGCCACGAAATCCGGGGGTTTGAAAACGCCGCAAAGCTCTCTGTCGATCTGACCACCTTTGGAAGGAAGGATGTTGTCGAGTTCGATTTTGGAGATACGGAAATTTCCAGAACCTGGAAGGAGTGGACCCGGGGAAAACTTCACAACCCGAGGATGTACCTGACCGAAAAGACAAGTTCGCGGATGCCGAATTTTGAAATGACCGACGCGGAGATTGATGATCTCCTGGTTTTCCTGGGGAGTCTCAAGAAGGAGGAGGTGCCGGAGCGGGCGGTGCCGGTCAAGAGACATCCTGAAATTGCCGCTGTCAGTGTGGGTCAGCTACTGGTGAATCGATACAATTGTAAAGGGTGTCACCTGATTGAGGGGGAGGGGAGGGAGGCCATTTCACAGGTTGTTAGCGATCCCGGTTTCCTCCCGCCAAATCTGATGGGGATCGGTGCCAGGGTCCGGCCGGAGTGGATGTTCCATTTCCTCAAGGATCCTTCAAGCACGAAGATCCGGAACTGGCTCACACTCCGGATGCCGACCTTTCAATTCAGCGATCAGGAGACGATGGCGTTTGTCCGTTACTTCTCCGGTTTGAACCATGTCGATGCCGGCATTATGACCGGTGATTCCTTCAAGCCGGACCCTGCCTTGGTGGCCGTCGGTGCCAAGTTGGCCTCACCGGATTATTTCAGCTGTTTCTCTTGTCACGTTCAGGGGGGCAAAAACCCCTCCGGAATGCCCCAGCAGTGGGCCCCCGATCTGTCGATCTCTCGCCCACGGATCCGCCCCGGTTTCATACAGAAATGGGTTCGGGATCCCCAGAAATTCACGCCGGGGGTGAATATGCCCGGTTTCTTACCGGACGATTCAGCGGCGCCGCCGGATTTCCTGAATGGGAGTGCCCAAAAACAGGCTGAGGCGATTGAGCAGTATATTTTTAGCATCGGAAAATGA
- the miaA gene encoding tRNA (adenosine(37)-N6)-dimethylallyltransferase MiaA, which produces MSLIVLCGPTATGKTKLALELAERLGAEIISADSGQVYRGLDIGTAKPTPEERKKIPHHLIDLIEPPESFSAPLFAKKADAALQEISSRGKRSLLVGGTGLYIRVFLEGIFEGPARNEEYRKKLELLKKEKGNGFLHQELKRVDPKAAEKIHPNDPQRIVRALEVFHLTGKPISEWWEASRGATRRAPTLKIGLTLEREELYRRINERVLKMINAGWIGEVEGIIQKWGSNIPPLKLVGYREIAEYLKGKRGKEETISRIQQKTRNYAKRQLTWFRADKEIRWMNLSEITEGFIRNSFLTR; this is translated from the coding sequence ATGTCACTTATCGTCCTTTGTGGCCCGACCGCCACCGGCAAAACCAAACTGGCGCTTGAACTGGCAGAACGTCTGGGCGCCGAGATCATCAGCGCCGATTCCGGGCAGGTTTATCGGGGACTGGATATCGGCACCGCCAAACCGACCCCGGAAGAGAGAAAAAAGATCCCGCATCATCTGATTGATCTGATCGAACCGCCTGAATCCTTTTCCGCACCCCTCTTTGCTAAAAAGGCAGATGCGGCTCTTCAGGAGATCTCTTCCCGCGGAAAGAGATCTCTTCTCGTTGGGGGTACCGGTCTTTACATCCGGGTCTTTCTCGAAGGGATTTTTGAGGGACCGGCACGAAATGAAGAATACCGGAAAAAACTGGAGCTTTTGAAAAAGGAGAAAGGGAATGGTTTTCTCCATCAGGAATTAAAACGAGTGGATCCCAAGGCGGCCGAGAAAATTCATCCGAATGACCCGCAACGGATCGTCCGGGCGCTGGAGGTTTTTCACCTGACGGGGAAGCCGATTTCAGAGTGGTGGGAGGCGAGTAGGGGCGCTACTCGCCGCGCCCCTACACTAAAAATCGGCCTGACGTTAGAGAGAGAAGAGTTGTACCGCCGGATCAACGAACGGGTTCTGAAGATGATCAATGCCGGTTGGATCGGGGAGGTGGAGGGGATTATCCAAAAATGGGGGAGTAATATTCCACCCCTCAAACTGGTTGGGTATCGGGAGATTGCCGAATATCTGAAAGGGAAAAGGGGAAAGGAGGAAACGATTTCCCGGATCCAACAGAAAACCAGGAATTATGCCAAACGCCAGTTGACCTGGTTCCGGGCGGACAAAGAAATTCGCTGGATGAATCTCTCTGAAATAACGGAGGGTTTTATCCGCAACAGTTTCTTGACAAGATGA
- the mutL gene encoding DNA mismatch repair endonuclease MutL → MPSAIQLLSDSLISKIAAGEVVERPSSVVKELVENALDAGATEISVEVEKGGRSLIFVGDNGGGMSAEDLGLAVQRHATSKIHDEKDLFAIRSLGFRGEALAAIAAISFLRIESRKEGEEVGNFIELEGGQTTREGKASLPAGTRIQVRQLFYNTPARLKFLKSPETEALHIKNVLEAYALSYPETAFVFRRDGREELTLKRGESLEERIRSLLGEEIAGSLFPFQGTVSSLEISGYCSSPELNSSTTRSLFFFVNGRYVKDRTLQHAVLSSYENLLMKGRFPWAVLYLQIPPGQVDVNVHPTKAEVRFANGSVVHDGVREVIRKKLSERPWQTSPLTPLLSKERGAEGGERSDPAVTLPLIPSHQGRGTQFHFTQTAYGSLQVIGQVHGTYLVCESADNLVLIDQHAAHERIGFEKLKKQYEGQGGSPKGDSPKGGSPKGIESQRLLIPENIDLAPSETALLKKYSDELHTFGLDVDFFGGNTFVIRAIPALLNGADYPALIQDLVAEIATFEKLTPLQEKFHEVLERIACHRQVRAGDRLSSLEIQALLRDLEGIPFSSNCPHGRPVGIEISWKELEKGFRRRL, encoded by the coding sequence ATGCCCTCCGCAATCCAGCTTCTTTCGGATTCCCTCATTTCCAAAATCGCCGCCGGTGAGGTTGTGGAGAGGCCTTCTTCTGTCGTGAAGGAACTGGTGGAAAATGCCCTCGATGCCGGGGCGACGGAGATTTCGGTGGAGGTGGAAAAAGGGGGGCGATCCCTCATTTTTGTAGGGGATAATGGCGGCGGAATGTCGGCGGAAGATCTGGGGTTGGCGGTTCAACGCCATGCCACAAGCAAGATCCATGACGAAAAAGACCTCTTTGCCATCCGGTCTCTCGGATTTCGGGGAGAGGCCCTCGCCGCGATTGCGGCTATTTCTTTCTTGAGGATTGAAAGCCGCAAGGAGGGAGAAGAGGTCGGAAATTTTATCGAGCTGGAAGGGGGACAAACCACCAGGGAGGGAAAAGCCTCTTTGCCTGCCGGAACAAGGATCCAGGTTCGACAACTTTTTTACAATACGCCGGCCCGCCTGAAATTTTTAAAATCGCCGGAGACGGAGGCGCTTCATATCAAGAATGTTCTGGAGGCGTATGCCCTTTCGTACCCGGAGACTGCCTTTGTTTTTCGTCGTGACGGCCGCGAGGAACTCACCTTGAAACGGGGGGAATCTCTGGAGGAGAGGATCCGTTCGTTGCTGGGTGAGGAAATTGCCGGATCTCTTTTTCCATTCCAGGGGACCGTCTCCTCCCTGGAGATTTCAGGGTACTGTTCCTCGCCGGAATTAAATTCCTCGACGACCCGTTCCCTCTTCTTTTTCGTGAACGGCCGCTATGTGAAGGACAGGACCCTCCAGCATGCAGTCCTCTCTTCCTATGAAAACCTTTTGATGAAGGGGCGTTTCCCCTGGGCGGTTCTCTATCTTCAGATCCCTCCAGGACAGGTGGACGTGAATGTCCACCCGACCAAGGCAGAGGTCCGGTTTGCCAATGGCTCGGTGGTGCATGACGGAGTGCGGGAGGTGATTCGGAAAAAATTGAGCGAGAGGCCGTGGCAGACCTCACCCCTGACCCCTCTCCTTAGTAAGGAGAGGGGTGCCGAAGGCGGGGAGAGGTCTGACCCCGCGGTCACCCTCCCCTTAATCCCCTCCCATCAAGGGAGGGGGACTCAATTTCACTTCACCCAAACCGCTTACGGTTCCCTTCAGGTGATTGGGCAGGTTCATGGGACCTATCTTGTCTGTGAATCGGCCGACAATCTTGTCTTGATCGACCAGCATGCCGCACACGAACGGATCGGTTTTGAAAAACTCAAAAAACAGTACGAGGGCCAGGGTGGTTCACCCAAGGGTGATTCACCCAAGGGTGGTTCACCCAAGGGGATCGAAAGCCAAAGACTCCTGATCCCGGAGAATATCGACCTGGCACCATCCGAAACCGCCCTCCTGAAAAAATATTCGGACGAGCTTCACACCTTCGGGTTGGATGTCGATTTTTTTGGTGGCAACACCTTTGTGATCCGTGCCATTCCGGCGCTTCTGAACGGGGCTGATTACCCGGCACTGATCCAGGATCTGGTCGCTGAGATTGCGACCTTTGAAAAACTGACCCCGCTTCAAGAGAAGTTCCACGAAGTACTGGAGAGGATCGCCTGCCACCGTCAGGTGAGGGCAGGGGATCGTTTGTCGTCTCTCGAGATTCAGGCCCTCCTTCGGGACCTGGAAGGGATCCCCTTTTCTTCCAACTGCCCGCATGGCCGACCGGTCGGGATTGAGATTTCGTGGAAAGAGCTTGAAAAAGGGTTTCGGAGGAGACTCTGA
- a CDS encoding cytochrome b N-terminal domain-containing protein, translating into MTLKEKLLHQYEQVRLVVINSTVWKSVFRHGYKDTPRNRVLMTASNVFLHLHPSKVRRHGIKISYTWCAGGLTFLIFLVTVVTGVILMFYYRPVAEYAYIDMKYLEFDIPFGMVMRNMHRWAAHAMVILVMLHMFRVFLTGSYKPPREFNWVVGVVLLVLTFLLSFTGYLLPWDQLSVWAVTVGTNMARATPLLGHEGPMAEQVRALTGDLVATPRYDARSLLTAGTVVGAPTLLRFYVLHCIFIPIAAAVLMIVHFWRVRKDGGISGPL; encoded by the coding sequence ATGACACTTAAAGAAAAACTCCTTCATCAGTACGAACAGGTCAGGCTGGTGGTGATCAACTCCACCGTTTGGAAGTCTGTCTTCCGTCACGGTTATAAGGATACTCCTCGCAATCGGGTTCTGATGACCGCCTCCAACGTCTTTTTACACCTCCATCCCTCCAAGGTCCGGCGGCACGGGATCAAAATCTCCTATACCTGGTGTGCTGGCGGGCTCACTTTTCTGATATTTTTGGTGACGGTCGTGACCGGTGTCATCCTGATGTTCTACTACCGGCCGGTGGCCGAATATGCCTACATCGATATGAAGTATCTGGAATTTGACATCCCATTCGGGATGGTCATGCGGAATATGCACCGGTGGGCGGCCCATGCGATGGTGATCCTGGTGATGCTCCATATGTTCCGCGTCTTTCTAACCGGTTCCTACAAGCCGCCGCGCGAGTTTAACTGGGTCGTTGGTGTGGTCCTGCTCGTCCTGACCTTTCTTCTCTCCTTCACCGGGTATTTGCTCCCGTGGGACCAGCTCTCGGTTTGGGCGGTCACCGTCGGGACCAACATGGCCAGGGCGACGCCGCTCCTTGGCCACGAAGGACCGATGGCCGAACAGGTTCGGGCCCTGACAGGCGACCTGGTAGCGACGCCCCGCTACGATGCCCGTTCCCTGTTAACGGCTGGCACAGTTGTGGGGGCCCCGACCCTTTTGCGGTTTTATGTCTTGCACTGCATTTTCATCCCGATTGCGGCCGCCGTCCTGATGATTGTTCATTTTTGGAGGGTGCGAAAAGATGGTGGCATTTCAGGGCCCCTATAA
- a CDS encoding cytochrome C: protein MADLRKKEGKIVPASSLTSDKIHCWPFLVRVEFIVGLATLIFLTAWSLLLDAPLEEPANTSRTPNPSKAPWYFLGLQEMLVYFDPWIAGVVLPSLIIVGLMVIPYVDINPKGNGYYTIRERPFAVGMYAFGFLILWIFLIFVGVFLRGPGWNFFMPWEHWDPHKVVALTNIDLNIWVAQTFGLDFLRGPVWGMLLGLGLIGGYYSTAALVYKLKAKTNKVIGELGPVRYGIVAFLFLTMMALPIKMVLRWTLNIKYVCVIPWLGINI from the coding sequence ATGGCCGATTTAAGGAAAAAAGAAGGAAAAATTGTCCCTGCCTCGTCGCTCACCTCGGACAAGATCCATTGTTGGCCTTTCCTTGTTCGTGTCGAGTTTATTGTCGGCTTGGCCACCCTGATCTTTCTGACAGCCTGGTCACTCCTCCTGGATGCCCCGCTGGAGGAACCGGCCAATACCTCACGGACCCCCAACCCTTCCAAGGCCCCCTGGTATTTTCTGGGTCTGCAGGAGATGTTGGTCTATTTTGATCCCTGGATCGCCGGTGTGGTTTTGCCAAGCCTCATCATTGTCGGTCTCATGGTGATCCCTTACGTCGATATCAATCCAAAGGGGAACGGCTACTACACTATTCGAGAACGCCCCTTTGCCGTCGGGATGTACGCCTTCGGGTTTCTCATCCTCTGGATCTTTCTGATCTTTGTCGGTGTTTTCTTGCGTGGGCCCGGCTGGAACTTTTTCATGCCTTGGGAACATTGGGACCCTCATAAAGTCGTGGCACTCACCAACATTGATCTGAACATCTGGGTGGCCCAGACCTTCGGCCTCGATTTCCTGAGGGGTCCCGTTTGGGGGATGCTCCTCGGCCTGGGCCTGATTGGTGGCTACTATTCAACGGCGGCGCTTGTTTATAAATTAAAAGCGAAGACAAACAAGGTGATTGGCGAGCTGGGGCCAGTTCGTTACGGGATTGTCGCCTTCCTCTTTTTAACAATGATGGCGTTGCCGATCAAGATGGTTCTCCGCTGGACCCTGAACATCAAATATGTCTGTGTCATCCCCTGGTTAGGAATTAACATCTGA
- a CDS encoding 1-acyl-sn-glycerol-3-phosphate acyltransferase, whose product MDESRSFWEKVGVKIYQSARQTLSFLAHLPGKFLFGIENYLRSRMREIPGPPPESRHKVVEKLLQDPSLQTTLQQYSQETGFSPVEMEKKVADHLREIASELNYLSFPLWDILLSWVFNKIYEGLNVDEEGIERLRNKVGKAPILFIPNHRSHTDYLLLSYIFYYRRLPMPLVCGGINLNFWPIGPIFRRGGAFFIRRSFEGYKLYSAALKAYIKYIISENALIELFIEGTRSRTGKLLRPRMGILSYVIQAYLEGAAPDVILVPTSFTYESVLEEKSYIREQEGGSKKDENVSSLFSLRQYLKRRTGKVYIQFSEPLSLKELAEEIGTEDRKNLTEQVALQVTYGINKVTVATATALTAMALLSHHQKAVPASSIEEKIDFYIRYLATKGDPPKGDSPKVASPTGCRLSEPLLKNRKGAVREALNKYLNAGMIRQYHDEEGTFYVVEELRRPLLDYYKNSSIHFFISLSCLSTILCTIGKNQLLLSDVEKEFRSLQEMFRHEFTFSRRHPIKDHLEKVLVFFEKEEWLKVADNQVTLTETGSRAIEPMSRILQNYFESYFIAWKGLNGFFGKTVEEKELVNYLRGKGLLLLLKEKVKYRESLSAFNLRNALSFFKDLGIIEEIHPPFKKKFQHFLHIKKEEKRYETLGVRLSKYITIH is encoded by the coding sequence ATGGACGAAAGCCGCTCTTTCTGGGAAAAGGTGGGGGTAAAGATCTATCAGTCAGCCCGCCAGACCTTATCCTTCCTGGCGCATCTCCCCGGCAAGTTCCTGTTTGGCATTGAAAACTACCTCAGGAGCCGGATGAGGGAGATCCCCGGCCCTCCACCGGAGTCCCGGCATAAAGTCGTTGAAAAACTGCTCCAAGACCCCTCTCTCCAAACAACACTGCAACAATATTCCCAGGAAACCGGCTTTTCTCCGGTGGAAATGGAAAAGAAGGTGGCGGATCATTTAAGAGAGATCGCCTCTGAGCTCAACTACCTTTCCTTTCCCCTCTGGGACATCCTCCTCAGCTGGGTCTTCAACAAGATCTATGAAGGACTGAATGTGGATGAAGAAGGGATCGAGCGACTGCGGAACAAGGTGGGAAAGGCCCCGATCCTTTTCATCCCGAACCATCGGAGCCATACCGACTATCTCCTCCTTTCCTACATCTTTTACTACCGGAGGCTCCCGATGCCGCTTGTCTGCGGCGGCATCAACCTTAACTTCTGGCCGATCGGACCGATTTTCAGGCGGGGCGGCGCTTTTTTCATCCGGAGGTCTTTCGAAGGATACAAACTCTACTCCGCCGCCCTCAAGGCCTACATCAAGTATATCATCTCTGAAAACGCCCTGATCGAATTATTTATCGAAGGGACCCGGAGCCGGACCGGAAAATTGCTGCGCCCCCGGATGGGAATCCTCTCCTATGTGATTCAGGCCTATTTGGAAGGGGCGGCACCGGACGTTATTCTGGTCCCCACCTCTTTCACCTATGAATCGGTCCTCGAAGAAAAGAGTTACATCCGCGAACAGGAAGGGGGGAGCAAAAAGGATGAAAATGTCAGCAGTCTTTTTTCTCTCCGCCAATACTTGAAGAGAAGAACCGGTAAGGTCTACATCCAGTTTTCCGAGCCGCTCTCGCTGAAAGAACTGGCCGAAGAGATCGGCACCGAGGACAGGAAGAACCTGACGGAACAGGTCGCCCTGCAGGTCACTTACGGCATCAACAAGGTGACCGTCGCCACCGCTACCGCCCTGACGGCGATGGCCCTCTTGAGCCACCACCAAAAGGCGGTCCCGGCCTCCTCTATCGAAGAGAAGATCGATTTTTATATCCGGTACCTCGCCACCAAGGGTGATCCACCCAAGGGTGATTCACCCAAGGTTGCTTCACCCACGGGATGCCGGCTCTCCGAACCGTTGCTAAAAAATAGAAAAGGGGCCGTTCGTGAGGCGTTGAACAAATACCTCAATGCCGGCATGATCCGTCAGTACCACGACGAAGAAGGGACCTTTTACGTGGTGGAGGAACTGCGGCGACCGCTCCTTGATTACTACAAAAACAGCTCCATCCATTTTTTCATCTCCCTTTCCTGTCTTTCCACCATCCTCTGCACGATCGGGAAAAACCAGCTTCTCTTGAGTGATGTGGAAAAGGAGTTCCGTTCCCTGCAGGAGATGTTCCGCCACGAATTTACCTTCAGCCGCCGCCACCCGATCAAGGACCATCTGGAAAAAGTTCTGGTTTTCTTTGAAAAGGAAGAGTGGCTCAAGGTTGCCGATAATCAGGTAACACTCACGGAAACCGGTTCCAGGGCGATCGAACCGATGAGCCGGATCCTGCAAAATTATTTTGAATCGTACTTCATTGCCTGGAAGGGGTTGAACGGTTTTTTTGGGAAAACGGTGGAGGAAAAGGAACTGGTCAACTATTTGAGGGGCAAAGGGCTTCTTCTCCTTCTCAAGGAGAAGGTAAAATACCGTGAATCGCTCTCTGCCTTCAATCTTAGAAACGCCCTGTCATTTTTCAAGGATCTGGGGATTATCGAGGAGATCCACCCGCCATTTAAAAAGAAGTTTCAGCATTTTCTGCATATTAAAAAGGAAGAGAAGCGGTATGAGACGCTTGGGGTGCGATTATCAAAATACATTACCATACATTAA
- a CDS encoding Rieske 2Fe-2S domain-containing protein, whose amino-acid sequence MPAESTIPESQTLAKVKPEDRANLWTRREFFGFAGWGAFLSAIGIGLLSFLRMLYPRVLFEPDPTFKAGKIEDFVVGEVSEKYKEEQRVWIVREEEKIYAIQAICTHLGCTPRWLPLENKFKCPCHGSGFDKGGVNFEGPAPRPLERLKVTLDEEQNLVVDKSQKFLWEKGEWEDPDSFVKV is encoded by the coding sequence ATGCCCGCAGAGAGCACCATCCCGGAGAGTCAGACACTGGCCAAGGTCAAGCCGGAGGATCGGGCCAATCTTTGGACGCGCCGCGAGTTTTTTGGTTTTGCCGGCTGGGGGGCGTTCCTTTCCGCCATCGGTATCGGACTCCTTTCCTTTTTAAGGATGCTCTACCCCAGGGTTCTTTTTGAGCCGGACCCCACCTTTAAGGCGGGAAAAATCGAGGATTTTGTTGTGGGGGAGGTAAGCGAGAAGTATAAGGAGGAGCAACGGGTCTGGATCGTCCGGGAAGAAGAAAAGATCTACGCCATTCAGGCGATCTGCACCCACCTTGGTTGCACCCCGCGATGGCTTCCGTTGGAAAACAAATTCAAATGTCCCTGTCATGGGAGTGGCTTTGATAAAGGGGGGGTCAATTTTGAAGGGCCGGCGCCGCGCCCTCTGGAAAGACTGAAAGTGACTCTGGACGAAGAACAGAATCTGGTGGTGGACAAGAGCCAGAAATTCCTTTGGGAAAAGGGGGAGTGGGAAGACCCCGATTCCTTTGTAAAGGTTTAA